A stretch of the Sulfurospirillum sp. UCH001 genome encodes the following:
- a CDS encoding folylpolyglutamate synthase/dihydrofolate synthase family protein, with translation MQLQAFLETKPLFYDEIDYARMPKAYHSIATHFQLPKIIHVVGTNGKGTTGRFLANMLRANGLHVGHYTSPHILHFNERIWLDDANVDDKILEQTHETLLAWLEPLMAESLSYFEYTTLLAMVIFSQKCDYVVLEAGLGGEFDATNVFPKCLSVITPIGLDHQAFLGESIEEIAQTKINSVTHDLILAKQYDAKVYPIALQQTKRLHSKLYSVETFFDEAMSQTLRAYGEKHELAGYLQENFKTALCALKVLGYDIDLKTFLPTVLQGRFQKIFSNVTIDVGHNVMAAEALVKSLGKKKVMLVYNSYKDKDFKTILSILKPIIEEILVIEIESPRAANQADLYTVAHSLELPISSFSSIKNDKEYLVFGSFSVIEAFLKGIREK, from the coding sequence ATGCAACTGCAAGCTTTTTTAGAGACAAAACCGCTTTTTTATGATGAGATTGATTATGCACGTATGCCAAAAGCATATCACAGTATAGCAACACATTTTCAACTTCCAAAAATCATTCACGTTGTTGGTACAAATGGAAAAGGTACTACAGGACGTTTTTTAGCGAACATGTTACGTGCCAATGGACTACATGTTGGGCACTACACATCTCCTCACATCCTTCACTTTAATGAGCGTATCTGGCTGGATGATGCAAATGTAGATGATAAAATATTAGAGCAAACACACGAAACTTTACTCGCTTGGCTTGAGCCTTTAATGGCAGAATCGCTCTCTTATTTTGAATACACAACGCTTTTAGCTATGGTTATTTTTTCTCAAAAATGTGATTATGTTGTTCTTGAAGCAGGGCTTGGTGGAGAATTTGATGCTACGAATGTTTTCCCAAAATGTCTCTCTGTGATAACTCCTATTGGATTAGATCATCAAGCGTTTTTAGGTGAAAGTATTGAAGAGATTGCTCAAACAAAAATAAATAGTGTCACACATGATCTCATTTTAGCAAAACAGTATGATGCAAAGGTTTATCCTATCGCTTTACAACAAACCAAAAGGCTTCACAGCAAGCTTTATAGCGTTGAAACTTTTTTTGATGAGGCGATGAGTCAAACATTACGTGCATATGGCGAAAAACATGAATTGGCAGGCTATTTGCAAGAAAATTTTAAAACAGCCCTTTGTGCATTAAAAGTACTTGGGTATGATATTGATCTAAAAACCTTTTTACCTACTGTTTTACAAGGGCGTTTTCAAAAAATATTTTCTAATGTGACAATTGATGTAGGCCATAATGTCATGGCTGCAGAAGCCTTGGTGAAGAGTTTAGGCAAAAAAAAGGTTATGTTGGTCTATAATAGTTACAAAGATAAAGATTTTAAAACAATCTTGAGTATTTTAAAACCGATTATTGAAGAGATTTTAGTGATTGAAATTGAGAGTCCACGAGCTGCTAATCAGGCCGACTTGTACACGGTTGCACATTCTTTAGAGCTTCCCATCTCTTCTTTTTCATCTATTAAAAATGATAAAGAGTATTTAGTATTTGGCTCTTTTTCTGTCATCGAAGCATTTTTAAAGGGTATACGTGAAAAATAA